Proteins encoded together in one Lathyrus oleraceus cultivar Zhongwan6 chromosome 5, CAAS_Psat_ZW6_1.0, whole genome shotgun sequence window:
- the LOC127085515 gene encoding uncharacterized protein LOC127085515 isoform X2 has product MWKFKPFSHKEQSGIEGRSIDVGNLKINVHKVIAEGGFSCVYLARDSVHMSKQYALKHIICNDEESLGLVKKEISVMKLLIGHPNVVKLLAHAIYDMGRTKEAFLVMEFCEKSLVTVLESRGAGYFDERQILLMFRDVCNAVFAMHCQSPPIAHRDLKAENILLGSDGLWKLCDFGSISTNHKRFEKPEEMGIEEDNIRKYTTPAYRAPEMWDLFLREVINEKVDIWALGCLLFRICYFKSAFDGESKLQVLNGNYRIPDLPKFSSFLTDLIRDMLQARPDDRPDITQVWFRVNEKLPVDLQKSLPDRPPESPSSNNHEGASMSTNKSNPMPRRNPPSPPSVGEPKTTHQPSPPSKGGESGGQLGAFWSTLHAKDSLVPEEKDKAIYDEERSSHHVSPKHDRIRPDNDQLPKNVGTNKVANTQTQTAKSSVHGKLHKPEVASSKDFEINFFPDKDHASQRHMSNLEKNTNFQDQSFNTFVAEFDTTKLNSGHGNKSTREEVLESEVEKLKEQLKEANLEKSEITAKYEKLTAICRSQRQELQDLKQALAARAPSPNRESFRTSPGVATSASLDRNEWKTPSSELKSWLAFPEKTEAPMKSLSADNASKSVRSRDGQQKKPVTQPASDFDSWGFGTDTFSAARAGSGSPQMPRPGEGSKAHVFGEAKGFESKSNSQPAGWAGF; this is encoded by the exons ATGTGGAAATTTAAGCCATTCAGCCACAAAGAGCAAAGTGGTATTGAAGGCCGTTCTATAGATGTTGGAAATCTTAAAATAAATGTCCACAAGGTCATTGCTGAAGGAGGGTTCTCATGTGTCTACTTGGCTCGCGATTCTGTACATATGTCTAAACAGTATGCTTTGAAGCACATAATATGCAATGATGAAGAATCACTTGGATTGGTGAAGAAGGAGATATCTGTGATGAAATTGCTGATTGGACATCCCAATGTCGTCAAACTTCTTGCTCATGCCATCTATGATATGGGTAGAACCAAAGAGGCATTCCTTGTAATGGAATTTTGTGAGAAATCTCTGGTTACTGTGCTGGAGAGCCGAGGAGCTGGTTATTTTGATGAGAGACAGATTCTTTTAATGTTCAGGGATGTGTGTAACGCAGTTTTCGCCATGCACTGCCAGTCCCCGCCTATTGCTCACCG AGACTTGAAAGCAGAGAATATTCTGTTAGGTTCAGATGGTTTATGGAAGTTATGTGATTTTGGAAGCATTTCCACAAATCACAAACGTTTTGAGAAACCAGAAGAAATGGGAATTGAGGAAGATAATATCAGAAAGTACACAACTCCCGCTTACAGAGCTCCAGAG ATGTGGGACCTGTTTCTCAGAGAAGTCATTAATGAGAAAGTAGACATATGG GCACTGGGATGTCTCCTTTTTCGCATTTGCTACTTCAAAAGTGCATTTGATGGGGAATCAAAGCTCCAAGTCTTAAATGGAAACTACCGCATTCCTGATTTACCTAAATTCAGCTCGTTCCTCACAGACTTGATCAGAGACATGCTTCAAGCTAGACCAGACGACAGACCAGATATCACGCAG GTTTGGTTTCGTGTTAATGAAAAGCTACCCGTTGATTTACAAAAGTCATTACCTGACAGGCCACCTGAATCGCCCTCTTCCAACAATCACGAAG GTGCTTCAATGTccacaaacaaatcaaatccaATGCCTCGCAGAAATCCACCTTCTCCTCCATCAGTTGGAGAACCCAAAACTACCCATCAGCCATCTCCTCCTTCCAAGGGAGGCGAAAGTGGGGGGCAGCTTGGTGCTTTCTGGTCCACTCTGCATGCAAAGGATTCACTTGTCCCTGAGGAAAAGGACAAAGCTATATATGATGAAGAACGATCTAGCCACCATGTGTCACCGAAACATGACAGAATTCGTCCCGACAATGATCAGTTACCCAAAAATGTTGGTACGAACAAAGTGGCCAACACACAAACTCAGACTGCAAAAAGCAGTGTACATGGGAAGTTACACAAGCCCGAAGTTGCATCTTCCAAGGACTTTGAAATTAATTTTTTCCCAGATAAAGATCATGCAAGTCAGAGGCATATGTCAAATCTGGAGAAGAATACTAATTTCCAAGACCAGTCTTTTAACACTTTTGTTGCAGAATTTGATACCACAAAGCTGAACTCCGGGCACGGTAACAAATCCACCAGGGAAGAAGTATTAGAGTCTGAGGTGGAGAAACTCAAAGAGCAGCTGAAGGAAGCTAACTTAGAGAAATCTGAAATAACTGCAAAGTATGAAAAGCTTACTGCTATCTGCCGTTCTCAGAGGCAAGAATTGCAGGACCTCAAGCAAGCACTTGCAGCAAGAGCTCCATCTCCAAATAGAGAGAGTTTCAGAACCTCTCCTGGAGTTGCAACATCTGCATCTTTG GATAGAAATGAATGGAAAACTCCTAGTTCAGAACTAAAGTCATGGTTAGCTTTCCCAGAGAAAACTGAAGCACCGATGAAGTCCCTTTCAGCAGACAATGCTTCTAAATCCGTTAGGTCAAGAGATGGTCAGCAGAAAAAGCCGGTCACTCAACCAGCTTCTGATTTTGATTCTTGGGGTTTTGGTACAGATACATTTAGTGCTGCTCGTGCTGGTAGTGGTAGCCCACAGATGCCAAGACCTGGCGAAGGAAGTAAAGCTCATGTTTTTGGCGAGGCAAAGGGTTTTGAGAGCAAGTCAAATTCTCAACCTGCTGGATGGGCTGGTTTTTAA
- the LOC127085517 gene encoding protein SRG1 isoform X2 translates to MDAKSKSLESSLTVPSVQELSLQNPQKVPQRYIRDDADHDFCTFPSSDPSLTIPLIDKAKLVNTDTQQDELHKLHLACKHWGVFQMLNHGVSSVNNMGNEVKRFFELPLQEKTRWAQKAGSLEGYGQAFVTSQEQKLDWNDMIFLKSLPIQNRKLDLWPQNPPEFRETLEKYSEDIRDEAISIVSFITLALGLEDTKMSESFHEGLYDIRMNCYPPCPEPERVLGIIPHADNSAITLLVDFGDFPGLQFLKDEKWVSVEPIDGAIVVNIGHIIEVMTNGIYKAPEHRAVVNKEKERLSIVTFCYPSPSIDIGPVKKLTDEGNQQAYKNMTNAEYFNRFFNRKLDESFIDSLRL, encoded by the exons ATGGATGCAAAAAGTAAGAGCTTAGAATCATCACTTACAGTTCCAAGTGTTCAAGAATTATCACTTCAAAATCCACAAAAAGTGCCACAAAGATACATAAGAGATGATGCTGATCATGATTTCTGCACTTTTCCTTCTTCTGATCCATCTCTTACAATACCCTTGATTGATAAGGCTAAGTTGGTCAACACAGACACACAACAAGATGAACTTCACAAGCTTCACCTTGCTTGTAAACACTGGGGTGTTTTTCAG ATGCTAAATCATGGAGTTTCATCTGTTAATAATATGGGGAATGAAGTTAAGAGATTTTTTGAACTTCCTTTACAAGAGAAAACAAGATGGGCACAAAAAGCAGGAAGTCTTGAAGGGTATGGTCAAGCATTTGTTACATCTCAAGAACAAAAGCTTGATTGGAATGACATGATCTTCCTCAAATCTTTACCTATTCAAAACAGAAAACTGGACTTGTGGCCTCAAAATCCTCCCGAGTTCAG GGAAACATTAGAAAAATATTCAGAAGATATAAGGGATGAAGCAATATCAATAGTGAGTTTCATTACATTGGCTTTAGGACTCGAGGATACAAAAATGTCAGAAAGTTTCCACGAAGGACTATATGACATTAGGATGAACTGCTATCCACCTTGTCCAGAGCCTGAAAGAGTTCTTGGGATCATTCCTCATGCCGACAATTCTGCAATCACTCTTTTGGTTGATTTTGGTGATTTTCCAGGACTGCAGTTTCTCAAAGATGAAAAATGGGTCAGTGTTGAACCAATAGACGGAGCCATTGTTGTTAACATTGGCCATATAATTGAG GTTATGACAAATGGAATATACAAAGCACCAGAGCACAGAGCTGTTGTAAATAAAGAGAAGGAAAGATTGTCAATAGTGACATTCTGCTATCCAAGTCCTTCTATAGATATTGGACCTGTTAAGAAGTTAACTGATGAAGGTAACCAACAAGCATACAAGAACATGACAAATGCAGAATACTTCAACAGGTTTTTCAATAGGAAGCTCGATGAATCCTTTATTGATAGTTTGAGATTATGA
- the LOC127085517 gene encoding protein SRG1 isoform X1: MDAKSKSLESSLTVPSVQELSLQNPQKVPQRYIRDDADHDFCTFPSSDPSLTIPLIDKAKLVNTDTQQDELHKLHLACKHWGVFQMLNHGVSSVNNMGNEVKRFFELPLQEKTRWAQKAGSLEGYGQAFVTSQEQKLDWNDMIFLKSLPIQNRKLDLWPQNPPEFRETLEKYSEDIRDEAISIVSFITLALGLEDTKMSESFHEGLYDIRMNCYPPCPEPERVLGIIPHADNSAITLLVDFGDFPGLQFLKDEKWVSVEPIDGAIVVNIGHIIEVCNFFTDKLAWKQTRTSNTDTSTLVMTNGIYKAPEHRAVVNKEKERLSIVTFCYPSPSIDIGPVKKLTDEGNQQAYKNMTNAEYFNRFFNRKLDESFIDSLRL; encoded by the exons ATGGATGCAAAAAGTAAGAGCTTAGAATCATCACTTACAGTTCCAAGTGTTCAAGAATTATCACTTCAAAATCCACAAAAAGTGCCACAAAGATACATAAGAGATGATGCTGATCATGATTTCTGCACTTTTCCTTCTTCTGATCCATCTCTTACAATACCCTTGATTGATAAGGCTAAGTTGGTCAACACAGACACACAACAAGATGAACTTCACAAGCTTCACCTTGCTTGTAAACACTGGGGTGTTTTTCAG ATGCTAAATCATGGAGTTTCATCTGTTAATAATATGGGGAATGAAGTTAAGAGATTTTTTGAACTTCCTTTACAAGAGAAAACAAGATGGGCACAAAAAGCAGGAAGTCTTGAAGGGTATGGTCAAGCATTTGTTACATCTCAAGAACAAAAGCTTGATTGGAATGACATGATCTTCCTCAAATCTTTACCTATTCAAAACAGAAAACTGGACTTGTGGCCTCAAAATCCTCCCGAGTTCAG GGAAACATTAGAAAAATATTCAGAAGATATAAGGGATGAAGCAATATCAATAGTGAGTTTCATTACATTGGCTTTAGGACTCGAGGATACAAAAATGTCAGAAAGTTTCCACGAAGGACTATATGACATTAGGATGAACTGCTATCCACCTTGTCCAGAGCCTGAAAGAGTTCTTGGGATCATTCCTCATGCCGACAATTCTGCAATCACTCTTTTGGTTGATTTTGGTGATTTTCCAGGACTGCAGTTTCTCAAAGATGAAAAATGGGTCAGTGTTGAACCAATAGACGGAGCCATTGTTGTTAACATTGGCCATATAATTGAGGTTTGTAATTTTTTTACTGATAAGCTAGCATGGAAACAGACACGGACATCGAATACCGACACGTCGACACTg GTTATGACAAATGGAATATACAAAGCACCAGAGCACAGAGCTGTTGTAAATAAAGAGAAGGAAAGATTGTCAATAGTGACATTCTGCTATCCAAGTCCTTCTATAGATATTGGACCTGTTAAGAAGTTAACTGATGAAGGTAACCAACAAGCATACAAGAACATGACAAATGCAGAATACTTCAACAGGTTTTTCAATAGGAAGCTCGATGAATCCTTTATTGATAGTTTGAGATTATGA
- the LOC127085518 gene encoding protein PELPK1: MAFISLSTIIFPFMILVILSAKSSIMIVEARKLLESSTPQLPKLDSPLLPNPEFPKVPELPKLEIPKLPELPNSELPKIPELPKFEISKVHELPKPELPMIPELPKPEIPKVPELPKSELPKVPELPKPEIPKVHELPKPELPMVPKLPKPEILKVPELPKSELPKVPELSKPEISKVHELPKPELPKVHELSKPEIPKVPELPKPELPMVPELPKPEIPKVPELPKSELPKGPKLPKPEIPKVSELPKSELPKISEIPKSEIPKAPELPKSELPKIPELPKPEISKVSELPKSELPKLPEFPKPELPKFNVPELPKFELPKIPELPKPELPKVNIPELPKPKQPKFPEMSKVVPTTTP; the protein is encoded by the coding sequence ATGGCTTTCATTAGTTTGTCAACAATCATTTTTCCATTTATGATTCTAGTTATTTTGTCGGCAAAAAGTAGTATAATGATTGTCGAGGCACGCAAACTTCTAGAGTCAAGCACGCCTCAACTCCCAAAACTTGATTCGCCACTTCTACCAAATCCAGAGTTTCCTAAGGTTCCTGAACTACCTAAATTAGAAATTCCTAAACTACCTGAGTTACCAAATTCCGAGCTGCCTAAAATTCCTGAATTACCTAAGTTTGAAATTTCTAAAGTACATGAATTACCAAAACCTGAGTTACCTATGATTCCTGAATTACCTAAGCCAGAAATTCCTAAAGTACCTGAGTTACCAAAGTCCGAATTGCCTAAAGTTCCTGAATTACCTAAGCCTGAAATTCCTAAAGTACATGAGTTACCAAAGCCTGAGTTGCCTATGGTTCCTAAATTACCTAAGCCAGAAATTCTTAAAGTACCTGAGTTACCAAAATCTGAGTTGCCTAAAGTTCCTGAATTATCTAAGCCAGAAATTTCTAAAGTACATGAGTTACCAAAGCCTGAGCTGCCTAAAGTTCATGAATTATCAAAGCCAGAAATTCCTAAAGTACCTGAGTTACCAAAGCCTGAGCTGCCTATGGTTCCTGAATTACCTAAGCCAGAAATTCCTAAAGTACCTGAGTTACCAAAGTCCGAGTTGCCTAAAGGTCCTAAATTACCTAAGCCTGAAATTCCTAAAGTATCTGAGTTACCAAAGTCCGAGCTGCCTAAAATTTCTGAAATACCTAAGTCAGAAATTCCTAAAGCACCTGAATTACCAAAGTCAGAGCTGCCTAAAATTCCTGAATTACCTAAGCCAGAAATTTCTAAAGTATCTGAGTTACCAAAATCAGAATTACCTAAGCTACCTGAATTTCCAAAACCCGAACTACCTAAATTTAATGTACCTGAATTGCCCAAATTCGAGCTACCTAAAATTCCTGAACTTCCTAAACCTGAACTACCCAAGGTCAATATTCCAGAACTACCTAAACCTAAGCAACCTAAATTCCCTGAAATGTCTAAAGTTGTTCCAACCACTACTCCATAA
- the LOC127085515 gene encoding uncharacterized protein LOC127085515 isoform X1, which yields MWKFKPFSHKEQSGIEGRSIDVGNLKINVHKVIAEGGFSCVYLARDSVHMSKQYALKHIICNDEESLGLVKKEISVMKLLIGHPNVVKLLAHAIYDMGRTKEAFLVMEFCEKSLVTVLESRGAGYFDERQILLMFRDVCNAVFAMHCQSPPIAHRDLKAENILLGSDGLWKLCDFGSISTNHKRFEKPEEMGIEEDNIRKYTTPAYRAPEMWDLFLREVINEKVDIWALGCLLFRICYFKSAFDGESKLQVLNGNYRIPDLPKFSSFLTDLIRDMLQARPDDRPDITQVWFRVNEKLPVDLQKSLPDRPPESPSSNNHEGASMSTNKSNPMPRRNPPSPPSVGEPKTTHQPSPPSKGGESGGQLGAFWSTLHAKDSLVPEEKDKAIYDEERSSHHVSPKHDRIRPDNDQLPKNVGTNKVANTQTQTAKSSVHGKLHKPEVASSKDFEINFFPDKDHASQRHMSNLEKNTNFQDQSFNTFVAEFDTTKLNSGHGNKSTREEVLESEVEKLKEQLKEANLEKSEITAKYEKLTAICRSQRQELQDLKQALAARAPSPNRESFRTSPGVATSASLQDRNEWKTPSSELKSWLAFPEKTEAPMKSLSADNASKSVRSRDGQQKKPVTQPASDFDSWGFGTDTFSAARAGSGSPQMPRPGEGSKAHVFGEAKGFESKSNSQPAGWAGF from the exons ATGTGGAAATTTAAGCCATTCAGCCACAAAGAGCAAAGTGGTATTGAAGGCCGTTCTATAGATGTTGGAAATCTTAAAATAAATGTCCACAAGGTCATTGCTGAAGGAGGGTTCTCATGTGTCTACTTGGCTCGCGATTCTGTACATATGTCTAAACAGTATGCTTTGAAGCACATAATATGCAATGATGAAGAATCACTTGGATTGGTGAAGAAGGAGATATCTGTGATGAAATTGCTGATTGGACATCCCAATGTCGTCAAACTTCTTGCTCATGCCATCTATGATATGGGTAGAACCAAAGAGGCATTCCTTGTAATGGAATTTTGTGAGAAATCTCTGGTTACTGTGCTGGAGAGCCGAGGAGCTGGTTATTTTGATGAGAGACAGATTCTTTTAATGTTCAGGGATGTGTGTAACGCAGTTTTCGCCATGCACTGCCAGTCCCCGCCTATTGCTCACCG AGACTTGAAAGCAGAGAATATTCTGTTAGGTTCAGATGGTTTATGGAAGTTATGTGATTTTGGAAGCATTTCCACAAATCACAAACGTTTTGAGAAACCAGAAGAAATGGGAATTGAGGAAGATAATATCAGAAAGTACACAACTCCCGCTTACAGAGCTCCAGAG ATGTGGGACCTGTTTCTCAGAGAAGTCATTAATGAGAAAGTAGACATATGG GCACTGGGATGTCTCCTTTTTCGCATTTGCTACTTCAAAAGTGCATTTGATGGGGAATCAAAGCTCCAAGTCTTAAATGGAAACTACCGCATTCCTGATTTACCTAAATTCAGCTCGTTCCTCACAGACTTGATCAGAGACATGCTTCAAGCTAGACCAGACGACAGACCAGATATCACGCAG GTTTGGTTTCGTGTTAATGAAAAGCTACCCGTTGATTTACAAAAGTCATTACCTGACAGGCCACCTGAATCGCCCTCTTCCAACAATCACGAAG GTGCTTCAATGTccacaaacaaatcaaatccaATGCCTCGCAGAAATCCACCTTCTCCTCCATCAGTTGGAGAACCCAAAACTACCCATCAGCCATCTCCTCCTTCCAAGGGAGGCGAAAGTGGGGGGCAGCTTGGTGCTTTCTGGTCCACTCTGCATGCAAAGGATTCACTTGTCCCTGAGGAAAAGGACAAAGCTATATATGATGAAGAACGATCTAGCCACCATGTGTCACCGAAACATGACAGAATTCGTCCCGACAATGATCAGTTACCCAAAAATGTTGGTACGAACAAAGTGGCCAACACACAAACTCAGACTGCAAAAAGCAGTGTACATGGGAAGTTACACAAGCCCGAAGTTGCATCTTCCAAGGACTTTGAAATTAATTTTTTCCCAGATAAAGATCATGCAAGTCAGAGGCATATGTCAAATCTGGAGAAGAATACTAATTTCCAAGACCAGTCTTTTAACACTTTTGTTGCAGAATTTGATACCACAAAGCTGAACTCCGGGCACGGTAACAAATCCACCAGGGAAGAAGTATTAGAGTCTGAGGTGGAGAAACTCAAAGAGCAGCTGAAGGAAGCTAACTTAGAGAAATCTGAAATAACTGCAAAGTATGAAAAGCTTACTGCTATCTGCCGTTCTCAGAGGCAAGAATTGCAGGACCTCAAGCAAGCACTTGCAGCAAGAGCTCCATCTCCAAATAGAGAGAGTTTCAGAACCTCTCCTGGAGTTGCAACATCTGCATCTTTG CAGGATAGAAATGAATGGAAAACTCCTAGTTCAGAACTAAAGTCATGGTTAGCTTTCCCAGAGAAAACTGAAGCACCGATGAAGTCCCTTTCAGCAGACAATGCTTCTAAATCCGTTAGGTCAAGAGATGGTCAGCAGAAAAAGCCGGTCACTCAACCAGCTTCTGATTTTGATTCTTGGGGTTTTGGTACAGATACATTTAGTGCTGCTCGTGCTGGTAGTGGTAGCCCACAGATGCCAAGACCTGGCGAAGGAAGTAAAGCTCATGTTTTTGGCGAGGCAAAGGGTTTTGAGAGCAAGTCAAATTCTCAACCTGCTGGATGGGCTGGTTTTTAA